One window of the Pempheris klunzingeri isolate RE-2024b chromosome 10, fPemKlu1.hap1, whole genome shotgun sequence genome contains the following:
- the LOC139208814 gene encoding homeobox protein engrailed-1-B-like, translating into MEEQRDLNSTDSSEGESVSPSPSLPSPPILPLQVAQQAHRTTNFFIDNILRPDFGCKKEHSLGHRERAQTSGRECVHPMVSRPSLPGTPCQDSNCSTDSSSSSVSSPSLVSPKKSDGSSGGTAAAVSTGSSGVKAEERTGGGAGENTSSSLVVLNGTGAPTPETQPLLWPAWVYCTRYSDRPSSGPRTRKLKKSKSGKEDKRPRTAFTAEQLQRLKTEFQVNRYITEQRRQSLAQELNLNESQIKIWFQNKRAKIKKASGFKNGLALQLMAQGLYNHSTTTIQEDKEDSD; encoded by the exons ATGGAGGAGCAGCGGGATCTGAACAGCACGGATAGCAGCGAGGGAGAGAGCGTCTCCCCGTCTCCCAGTCTGCCCTCGCCCCCCATACTGCCTCTGCAGGTCGCCCAGCAGGCCCACCGAACCACCAACTTTTTCATCGACAATATATTGCGGCCGGACTTTGGCTGCAAGAAGGAACACAGCCTGGGCCATCGGGAGAGGGCGCAGACCTCCGGCCGTGAGTGCGTCCACCCGATGGTCAGCAGGCCGAGCCTTCCCGGGACGCCGTGCCAGGACTCAAACTGTAGCACTGACAGCAGTTCGTCCTCcgtctcctccccctctttggTGAGTCCCAAAAAGAGCGACGGCAGCAGCGGAGGAACCGCAGCCGCAGTCTCCACCGGGAGCAGCGGCGTGAAAGCCGAGGAAAGGACTGGCGGCGGGGCCGGGGAGAACACTTCCTCGTCGCTGGTGGTGCTGAACGGCACCGGGGCACCCACACCCGAAACCCAGCCGCTGCTTTGGCCCGCATGGGTCTACTGCACCCGGTACTCGGACAGGCCATCATCTG GCCCAAGGACACGGAAACTGAAAAAGTCGAAAAGCGGCAAAGAGGACAAGCGGCCGCGCACGGCCTTCACGGCCGAGCAGCTGCAGAGACTGAAGACAGAGTTCCAGGTGAACCGTTACATCACGGAGCAGCGGCGGCAGTCTCTGGCCCAGGAGCTCAACCTCAACGAGTCCCAGATCAAAATCTGGTTTCAGAACAAGCGGGCCAAGATAAAAAAGGCCAGCGGCTTCAAGAACGGGCTAGCGCTGCAGCTGATGGCGCAGGGACTGTACAACCattccaccaccaccatccaGGAGGACAAGGAGGACAGCGACTGA